Proteins from one Rubripirellula tenax genomic window:
- a CDS encoding DUF1559 domain-containing protein: MSVSDVLSMFEFSPSARRGFTLIELLVVIAIIGILVGLLLPAVQAAREAARRMTCSNNSKQYALAIHNYHAAFNSFPTGSRRSSPFGFWWGMAAESLPFMEESQRFETINFGAGHCGQFLRDVQSLGAADPSTSPIHTLLCPSDFRGGEKLLSGPNGPLPQSGDVGYVHPINYLGMAGNLDANIENTFQACGGIRDGDGLFYTDQARRFRDVLDGTAQTILFGERSIPEDLGWGWPMCGGDECEHYITATAGLYMGNHDPREYYQHLQHYWSWHFGGCHLTMADGSVHFTTYSLDYETYTELSTRAGHEVIPADDWGT; the protein is encoded by the coding sequence ATGTCCGTATCTGACGTATTGTCCATGTTCGAGTTCTCACCTTCCGCGCGACGTGGATTCACATTGATTGAATTGCTGGTCGTGATCGCGATCATCGGAATCCTGGTCGGGTTGCTGTTGCCTGCTGTCCAAGCTGCGCGCGAAGCTGCTCGCCGCATGACGTGTTCCAACAATTCCAAACAGTACGCGTTGGCGATCCACAATTACCACGCCGCGTTCAATTCATTCCCCACTGGGTCACGCCGATCGTCACCGTTTGGGTTTTGGTGGGGCATGGCGGCCGAGTCGTTGCCGTTCATGGAAGAGTCACAGCGTTTCGAAACGATCAACTTTGGCGCCGGACACTGCGGCCAGTTTCTTAGAGATGTCCAATCGCTTGGTGCGGCGGACCCATCGACGTCGCCGATCCATACGCTGCTTTGTCCCAGCGATTTTCGTGGCGGCGAGAAGCTGTTGAGCGGTCCCAACGGTCCGCTGCCTCAGTCGGGCGATGTGGGTTACGTCCATCCGATCAACTATCTCGGGATGGCGGGAAACCTAGATGCGAATATCGAGAACACGTTCCAGGCGTGCGGAGGAATCCGTGACGGCGACGGTCTGTTCTACACCGACCAAGCGAGAAGGTTTCGTGACGTTCTGGATGGAACGGCGCAAACGATTTTGTTCGGTGAGCGGTCGATTCCGGAAGACTTGGGTTGGGGCTGGCCGATGTGCGGTGGCGACGAGTGCGAACACTACATCACCGCAACGGCCGGTCTGTACATGGGCAACCACGATCCGCGCGAGTACTACCAACACCTGCAACACTACTGGAGTTGGCATTTCGGTGGCTGTCACTTGACGATGGCCGACGGCAGCGTCCACTTCACGACGTATAGCTTGGACTACGAAACCTACACGGAACTCTCAACGCGAGCCGGCCACGAAGTCATTCCGGCGGACGACTGGGGAACGTAG
- a CDS encoding arylsulfatase — protein MFRFSSSSFLTGTFCVLVLVAVSARAAEKPNVVIVITDDQGYGDLACTGNPVLKTPQIDDLYRDSVRLTDYHVAPTCSPTRCAFLTGHWTNRTGVWHTIMGRSMLRENEVTMGDVFRNGGYATGMFGKWHLGDNYPYRPEDRGFDEVLRHGGGGVGQTPDFWDNAYFDGQYFHNGVAEPADGFCTDVFFDQAKQFIKSQSDAGKPFLAYIATNAPHGPMHSPESFSEPYSDQDTGLANFYGMIANIDENVGELRKFLDESGLTDNTIFIFTTDNGTSAGAKVFNAGMRGAKGSQYDGGHRVPFFIRWPKGKLGGGRDVDPITAHVDVLPTLIDLCAIESPSGVKFDGVSIKPLLTNASGEEWPDRILITDSQRVKDPIKWRQSAVMTNRYRLIDGKALYDIKADPGQSNDVSTEHPDVVERLVNFYEAWWTELEPTFANETSIYLGHPADNPTRLTCHDWITTRMTPWNQSQVRAAMNGDENTGFWNVNVVEDGRYEIRLRRWPVESGKGIDMSLPAGADVPGAKPYRATVGKAITPVKATLEIADQLTEQPCQAGDDDVVFEIDLPAGRTTMTAAFETASGEVYGAYYAYVLKK, from the coding sequence ATGTTTCGTTTCTCAAGTTCGTCGTTCCTTACCGGAACTTTTTGCGTCCTGGTGCTTGTCGCCGTTTCAGCCCGGGCCGCCGAAAAACCGAACGTTGTGATCGTGATCACCGACGACCAGGGTTACGGCGATTTGGCATGCACGGGCAACCCGGTTTTGAAGACGCCGCAGATCGACGACCTTTACCGCGACAGCGTTAGGTTGACGGACTACCACGTCGCTCCCACGTGTTCGCCGACACGATGCGCATTCCTGACGGGTCACTGGACCAATCGAACCGGCGTTTGGCACACGATCATGGGGCGATCGATGCTTCGCGAAAACGAAGTCACCATGGGTGACGTGTTTCGCAACGGCGGCTATGCGACGGGCATGTTCGGGAAATGGCACCTCGGTGACAACTATCCTTATCGACCGGAGGATCGCGGTTTCGACGAAGTTCTTCGCCATGGCGGTGGTGGCGTCGGGCAAACGCCTGACTTTTGGGACAACGCCTATTTTGATGGCCAGTACTTTCACAACGGCGTCGCCGAGCCGGCGGATGGATTTTGTACGGACGTCTTCTTCGACCAGGCCAAACAGTTCATCAAGTCCCAAAGCGATGCCGGAAAACCGTTTCTGGCGTACATCGCAACCAATGCTCCGCATGGACCCATGCATTCACCCGAGTCGTTCAGTGAACCGTATTCGGACCAGGACACAGGGCTCGCGAACTTCTATGGCATGATTGCCAACATTGACGAAAATGTGGGAGAGCTGCGGAAGTTCTTGGATGAATCGGGTTTGACGGACAACACGATCTTCATCTTCACAACCGACAACGGCACCTCCGCGGGAGCAAAGGTTTTCAACGCAGGAATGCGCGGAGCCAAGGGCAGCCAGTATGACGGTGGTCACCGCGTGCCCTTCTTCATTCGTTGGCCGAAAGGGAAATTGGGAGGCGGTCGCGACGTCGATCCGATCACGGCGCACGTCGACGTGCTGCCGACGTTGATCGATTTGTGTGCGATCGAGTCGCCCAGTGGTGTGAAGTTCGATGGCGTATCGATCAAGCCTTTATTGACAAACGCCTCTGGCGAAGAATGGCCGGACCGAATCTTGATCACCGATTCGCAGCGGGTGAAGGATCCGATCAAGTGGCGTCAGAGCGCGGTGATGACCAATCGCTATCGCTTGATCGATGGCAAGGCGCTGTACGACATCAAAGCGGACCCTGGACAATCCAATGATGTCTCGACCGAACATCCCGACGTTGTGGAACGCTTGGTGAATTTCTACGAAGCATGGTGGACCGAACTCGAGCCGACGTTTGCGAATGAAACTTCGATCTATCTGGGGCACCCCGCCGACAACCCGACTCGGTTGACGTGCCATGACTGGATCACGACGAGGATGACGCCTTGGAACCAAAGCCAAGTTCGTGCCGCAATGAACGGCGACGAGAACACTGGATTTTGGAACGTGAACGTGGTCGAAGACGGTCGCTATGAAATACGACTGCGACGATGGCCGGTCGAGTCGGGAAAAGGGATTGACATGTCGCTGCCGGCCGGTGCCGACGTACCCGGCGCGAAGCCGTACCGTGCGACCGTCGGGAAAGCCATCACGCCGGTCAAAGCCACGCTCGAAATTGCAGACCAATTGACCGAGCAGCCGTGCCAAGCAGGGGACGATGACGTTGTCTTCGAAATCGATCTACCAGCGGGCCGAACGACGATGACGGCCGCATTCGAGACGGCATCGGGCGAGGTCTACGGAGCCTACTATGCGTACGTCCTCAAGAAGTGA
- a CDS encoding BlaI/MecI/CopY family transcriptional regulator, with protein MENLTPAELSLLRELWKRESASIRDLSEAIYASSTDSKTAAVSKLLQRMTAKGFVVCRRDDRPHLYVAAMSEQEYVQRQLQGLADQHCDGKLAPLATTLVQTKGFNQRQRRQLRDLIHRLWPDEADEGKGGDNDD; from the coding sequence ATGGAAAACTTAACGCCCGCGGAGCTTTCGCTGCTTCGTGAATTGTGGAAGCGCGAGTCGGCGTCGATTCGTGATTTGTCCGAAGCGATTTATGCAAGCAGCACGGATTCGAAAACCGCTGCGGTTTCAAAATTGTTGCAGCGGATGACGGCGAAGGGATTTGTGGTTTGCCGGCGCGACGATCGACCTCACCTCTATGTGGCGGCGATGAGCGAGCAGGAATACGTGCAGCGGCAATTGCAAGGACTCGCCGACCAACACTGCGACGGCAAGTTGGCACCGTTGGCAACGACCCTGGTGCAAACCAAAGGTTTCAATCAACGCCAGCGTCGGCAACTTCGCGACTTGATCCATCGACTCTGGCCCGACGAGGCCGACGAAGGCAAGGGAGGAGACAACGATGATTGA
- a CDS encoding M56 family metallopeptidase, protein MIDCVISNAIIASLIAAVAWFGSRIYQRPALWHVIWLIAMVKLFVPPVWPVPVASVGDKLVGTSLSRASQATTEFRPIDLPIASRSSVDPIANANASLATNIDSADHSPAYQRLRDTLPVWSWLSFIAIVWVVGAAFVLVKSLLEILRFHGLVSSASVADEATGAMLVSAAAMLGKATRVPSVPSVRMIDRAIPPLLWPIGSVPPIVLPTSWWDTTTDQERRTVLMHELVHWRRGDHWVRLLHWLANITFWWHPLVWIARGELHRLEEHCCDAEVMHRLPNSGRAYASALLSASQWLTHQSESNSSRCHPSRLAMPMSDLTHFQSFYRRIEMLPTLRHSPWTRRRIYTVLLAAVMPLAISLSVNAQTSENESKSATLAGQVSDLDGKPIADAKVRVVIPAADLRVDAIAAGDHREFWGTTDGKGNYSIDVDGIDEPSSASVDVLHPGHRRLVGTLMLGGDPNEVTLKPGEKVAFDAKLPESLYFAGRLVDEANEPIQGAMVFSSLRDQGASYGIEHSMTDSEGRFSVYCYSQSYFHDQPGQKGPMGTARVWVQHDRFMDAEFEKLEDVESGKRDELVVVLKSGFSIGGTVMDADGSPAADYEISLSQPGQRKAVRTDNKGKFRFDGVQGGESTIRVVNVAKSRKAIEKIDVDSPNLEMEVKLQVIASPVTTTHSILGMTLADVTSELDQAYDLDADRIKGVMIVDPGNEFESLEIGELRAGFVIWMVGNDRVANFDEMLRQLVKEAKTPTVPQGAQGNTSAIPLKDGGAMVRVVYAYNTVDSRGTNTQYMKLTADQIAELEKLVPPAE, encoded by the coding sequence ATGATTGATTGCGTCATTTCGAATGCGATCATCGCGTCCCTGATTGCCGCGGTGGCTTGGTTCGGTAGCCGAATCTACCAACGGCCTGCACTGTGGCATGTGATTTGGTTGATCGCCATGGTGAAGTTATTCGTGCCGCCGGTTTGGCCGGTCCCGGTTGCGTCGGTGGGCGACAAATTGGTGGGCACATCGCTATCGCGAGCCTCTCAAGCCACCACCGAATTCCGACCGATTGACTTGCCGATCGCGTCCCGTTCGTCGGTGGATCCAATTGCAAACGCAAACGCGTCCTTGGCAACCAACATCGATTCGGCGGATCATTCGCCGGCGTACCAGCGATTGCGAGATACGTTGCCGGTGTGGTCTTGGCTATCCTTCATCGCGATCGTTTGGGTAGTCGGGGCAGCGTTTGTCCTGGTTAAATCGCTATTAGAAATTCTTCGTTTTCATGGGTTGGTCAGCAGCGCGAGCGTCGCCGACGAGGCGACCGGCGCGATGCTGGTTTCGGCCGCCGCGATGCTTGGGAAAGCGACGCGGGTTCCAAGTGTTCCAAGTGTTCGAATGATCGATCGGGCGATCCCGCCCCTGCTATGGCCGATCGGTTCGGTGCCACCGATCGTGTTACCGACGTCATGGTGGGACACGACGACGGATCAAGAACGCCGGACCGTTTTGATGCATGAATTGGTCCATTGGCGTCGTGGCGATCATTGGGTCCGTTTGTTGCACTGGTTGGCAAACATCACGTTCTGGTGGCATCCGCTGGTCTGGATCGCTCGCGGCGAACTGCATCGCTTGGAAGAACACTGTTGCGATGCCGAGGTGATGCACCGACTGCCCAATAGTGGTCGCGCCTATGCATCGGCGCTATTGTCGGCTTCCCAGTGGCTGACCCATCAAAGCGAATCAAACTCGTCGCGTTGTCACCCGTCTCGGTTGGCGATGCCCATGTCGGACCTTACCCATTTCCAATCGTTTTACCGGAGAATTGAAATGTTACCAACCCTTCGCCACTCGCCGTGGACGCGTCGCCGAATTTATACGGTTTTACTTGCGGCTGTGATGCCGCTTGCGATCAGCCTAAGCGTGAATGCTCAAACGTCCGAAAACGAATCCAAGTCCGCAACGCTCGCCGGACAAGTCAGCGACCTGGACGGAAAACCGATCGCTGATGCCAAGGTGCGAGTGGTGATTCCGGCCGCTGATTTGCGAGTCGATGCCATTGCTGCGGGCGATCATCGGGAATTTTGGGGGACAACCGACGGCAAAGGAAACTACTCGATCGACGTCGACGGAATCGACGAACCGTCGTCGGCGTCGGTCGACGTTCTTCATCCCGGCCACCGCCGATTGGTGGGCACGTTGATGCTAGGCGGCGATCCTAACGAAGTTACATTGAAGCCGGGCGAAAAAGTTGCGTTCGATGCAAAGCTTCCCGAGTCCCTTTACTTTGCCGGTCGTTTGGTTGACGAAGCGAACGAGCCCATCCAAGGTGCCATGGTATTCTCGTCGTTGCGTGATCAGGGTGCCAGCTATGGCATCGAACATTCGATGACCGATTCTGAGGGGCGATTTTCGGTGTACTGCTATTCGCAAAGCTACTTTCACGATCAGCCGGGCCAGAAAGGCCCAATGGGTACGGCAAGAGTCTGGGTCCAACACGATCGCTTCATGGATGCGGAGTTTGAGAAACTAGAAGACGTTGAATCGGGCAAACGTGACGAGTTGGTCGTCGTGCTGAAGAGCGGTTTTTCGATCGGAGGAACGGTCATGGACGCCGACGGATCGCCCGCCGCCGACTACGAAATTTCACTCTCTCAGCCGGGGCAACGCAAAGCCGTTCGCACCGACAACAAAGGCAAATTTCGATTCGATGGGGTTCAAGGTGGCGAGTCGACGATTCGCGTGGTGAACGTAGCAAAGTCGCGGAAAGCAATCGAGAAAATTGACGTCGATTCGCCGAACTTGGAAATGGAAGTGAAGCTGCAAGTGATCGCATCGCCGGTCACGACAACCCACTCGATCCTGGGGATGACGTTGGCGGACGTGACGTCTGAATTGGATCAGGCGTACGACCTTGACGCCGATCGCATCAAAGGTGTGATGATCGTGGATCCGGGGAATGAGTTTGAAAGTTTGGAGATCGGGGAACTACGGGCTGGATTCGTTATCTGGATGGTGGGCAATGATCGCGTCGCCAACTTCGACGAGATGCTTCGCCAGCTCGTTAAAGAAGCCAAAACACCGACCGTTCCCCAAGGGGCTCAAGGCAACACGTCGGCAATTCCCCTCAAGGACGGTGGCGCGATGGTCCGCGTCGTCTACGCCTACAACACGGTCGATAGTCGAGGCACCAACACCCAGTACATGAAGCTGACCGCAGATCAAATCGCCGAACTCGAAAAATTGGTGCCGCCGGCAGAGTAG
- a CDS encoding AAA family ATPase: MNAVPALSIEEEALVVSQIREGRDRINAELSKVIVGQEDVIEQLLICLFAGGHCLITGAPGLAKTLLVRSVAQIFHLNFQRIQFTPDLMPADITGTEILEQDETGRRSLEFVPGPIFANVVLADEINRTPPKTQAALLEAMQEHQVTAAGRRYPLEEPFFVLATQNPIEMEGTYPLPEAQLDRFLFNVLIDYLPPADELAVVLRTTSEKPAPIEAIFTGEDVMRFHQAVRRVPIADEVAQYAVRLVGATRPGRDGTPGFINDWVSWGAGLRAAQTLVLGGKARALLAGRAHVNLDDMVSLAHPALRHRVLLSYRAEAEGVTIEDVIGRLIAETPKSVKS; this comes from the coding sequence ATGAATGCTGTTCCCGCTTTGTCGATCGAAGAAGAAGCTTTGGTGGTTAGTCAGATTCGGGAGGGGCGCGATCGGATCAACGCCGAACTTTCGAAAGTCATCGTGGGCCAGGAAGACGTTATCGAACAGTTGTTGATCTGTTTGTTTGCCGGCGGACATTGCTTGATTACCGGGGCTCCGGGGTTGGCGAAGACCTTGTTGGTTCGAAGCGTCGCCCAGATTTTCCACCTGAACTTTCAGCGCATCCAGTTCACGCCGGACTTGATGCCCGCGGACATCACCGGCACCGAGATCCTGGAACAAGACGAAACCGGACGGCGCAGTCTCGAATTCGTGCCCGGTCCGATCTTTGCCAATGTGGTTCTGGCCGACGAGATCAATCGTACTCCCCCGAAGACGCAAGCCGCTTTGTTGGAAGCGATGCAGGAGCACCAGGTCACCGCGGCGGGCCGTCGCTATCCATTGGAAGAACCGTTCTTCGTTTTGGCGACCCAGAATCCGATCGAGATGGAAGGTACCTATCCGTTACCGGAAGCCCAACTTGACCGATTTTTGTTCAACGTGCTGATTGACTATTTGCCACCCGCCGACGAACTGGCGGTCGTGCTTCGGACGACTTCGGAAAAGCCCGCACCCATCGAAGCAATATTCACGGGTGAAGATGTCATGCGGTTCCACCAGGCAGTTCGGCGCGTTCCCATCGCCGATGAAGTTGCCCAGTACGCCGTTCGTTTGGTGGGCGCAACCCGTCCAGGCCGCGATGGGACGCCTGGGTTCATCAACGATTGGGTTTCTTGGGGCGCGGGTTTACGAGCGGCCCAAACTCTGGTGCTAGGCGGAAAAGCCCGCGCGTTGCTTGCCGGTCGTGCGCACGTCAACTTGGACGACATGGTGTCGCTTGCCCATCCGGCACTGCGTCACCGGGTCTTGCTGAGTTATCGCGCCGAAGCGGAAGGCGTGACAATCGAAGACGTCATCGGTCGACTGATCGCTGAGACGCCGAAATCGGTGAAGTCGTGA
- a CDS encoding DUF58 domain-containing protein, translated as MNTAITAAADPSALMRIKSLQLRAKAVVEGFYNGLHRSPFHGFSVEFNEYRPYTTGDDLRALDWKLYARTDRYYIKKFEDETTRRCYLVVDQSRSMGFGSLEYTKLEYAQTLAATLAHYLTLQRDSVGLLTFDETIGDFLSARNRPGHLRSILVALSRPVAGKGTDIDAPLRQLAALVRRRGLMVLISDLLTPVETLQTNLAYLRSRGHEVVILRVLDPSEQELNLKAPGMIVDMESGKEIYLDPDAARASYREKFKRHQQQLKTIASSLGVEVFDMPTDQPIESALFHVISVQKRRAAGVNRAGMIAGTAAKSPVTRSAVSR; from the coding sequence GTGAACACGGCGATCACCGCGGCAGCAGACCCTTCGGCGCTGATGCGTATCAAGAGCTTGCAACTCCGTGCCAAGGCCGTTGTCGAAGGATTCTACAATGGCTTGCACCGCAGTCCGTTCCACGGTTTCTCGGTCGAGTTCAACGAATATCGCCCCTATACGACGGGCGACGATTTGCGAGCACTCGATTGGAAACTGTATGCGAGAACCGATCGCTATTACATCAAAAAATTCGAAGATGAAACCACCCGGCGATGCTACTTGGTCGTCGACCAGAGTCGTTCGATGGGTTTCGGGTCACTTGAGTACACGAAACTGGAATACGCTCAGACGCTCGCCGCAACCCTTGCTCACTATTTGACGCTGCAGCGTGACAGTGTCGGATTGTTGACGTTTGATGAAACGATCGGCGATTTCTTGAGTGCTCGAAATCGCCCTGGCCATTTACGCAGCATCCTGGTTGCGCTTTCTCGCCCGGTCGCCGGCAAAGGCACCGACATCGACGCGCCGCTTCGTCAATTGGCCGCGTTGGTCCGCCGACGCGGATTGATGGTTTTGATCAGCGATCTGCTGACGCCTGTTGAGACACTGCAAACGAACCTCGCTTACTTAAGATCGCGAGGTCACGAAGTCGTGATCCTGCGTGTGCTGGATCCGAGTGAACAAGAGTTGAATCTCAAAGCGCCGGGCATGATCGTGGACATGGAATCGGGAAAGGAGATCTATCTTGATCCCGATGCGGCCCGAGCGAGTTACCGCGAAAAGTTCAAGCGGCACCAACAGCAATTGAAGACGATCGCATCATCGTTGGGTGTCGAAGTCTTCGACATGCCGACTGATCAACCGATCGAATCGGCGCTGTTTCACGTCATCAGTGTCCAGAAGCGGCGTGCAGCCGGTGTGAATCGCGCCGGCATGATTGCCGGTACCGCGGCCAAATCACCGGTGACCCGATCGGCGGTGTCGCGATGA
- a CDS encoding MFS transporter — MSTDSIETKARRSPCVGSDETLSVFEKAGYGLGDMASNFYWKTFEVFLIYFYTDVFGLSAAVAGTMLLVTRVWDAVNDPIIGWIADRTRTRWGRFRPYLIWMSIPFAISGMFAFYTPDLSPNGKIVYAYVSFLLLMTCYAAINIPYGALMGVISANSLERTSVSTYRFVFAFTGGVIVQYFTLDLVAWYGRTSAGEGIAGTVDEQVGFFWTMTTYAVAAMFLFWICFATTRERITGDVIAPSTIRQDVGDLLGNGPWFVLMAFGFLQLLGAFIRGGAILYYFKYLCGDATIASTYLVAGSLASIAGMLLTKKAAKLIGKKRLMMISSLAMAASSASLFWIDVDQLKWIFAIHIIGSFIGGPGPVLLWAMYADVADYSQWKNKRRATGLIFSAATFSQKFGCAIGAAAAGFMLDGFGYAPPIAGVEQAQTPETLRGVRLMISLLPAAFYAASALCLLAYRIDEKTLKQIESDLRQPVI, encoded by the coding sequence GTGTCGACTGACTCGATCGAAACGAAAGCTCGTCGCAGCCCATGTGTCGGTTCCGACGAAACGCTTTCGGTGTTCGAGAAAGCCGGCTACGGATTGGGGGACATGGCATCGAACTTCTATTGGAAGACGTTCGAAGTCTTTTTGATTTACTTCTATACCGATGTATTCGGGTTAAGCGCGGCGGTGGCCGGCACCATGTTGCTTGTCACGCGTGTGTGGGATGCCGTTAACGATCCGATCATTGGCTGGATCGCTGATCGAACGCGAACCCGCTGGGGGCGTTTCCGGCCGTATTTGATTTGGATGTCCATTCCGTTCGCCATCTCGGGCATGTTCGCGTTCTATACGCCCGATCTGAGTCCGAACGGCAAGATCGTCTACGCGTACGTCAGTTTTCTGCTGTTGATGACTTGCTATGCGGCGATCAACATTCCGTATGGCGCGTTGATGGGGGTGATTTCGGCGAATTCGTTAGAACGTACCAGCGTTTCAACGTACCGATTCGTGTTCGCATTCACCGGTGGAGTGATCGTTCAATATTTCACCTTGGACTTGGTCGCTTGGTACGGACGCACGTCCGCTGGTGAGGGAATCGCGGGTACCGTGGACGAGCAAGTCGGATTTTTCTGGACCATGACGACGTATGCCGTTGCGGCGATGTTTTTGTTTTGGATTTGCTTTGCGACGACGCGCGAACGAATCACCGGTGATGTCATCGCGCCGTCGACGATCCGCCAAGACGTCGGCGATTTGTTGGGCAACGGGCCGTGGTTTGTATTGATGGCGTTTGGCTTTTTGCAATTGTTGGGTGCGTTCATTCGTGGCGGCGCGATTCTGTACTACTTCAAATACCTGTGTGGCGACGCCACGATTGCGTCGACCTATCTTGTCGCCGGCAGCCTGGCCTCCATCGCAGGAATGCTTTTGACAAAGAAGGCCGCGAAGCTGATCGGCAAGAAGCGGTTGATGATGATCAGTAGCCTCGCGATGGCGGCATCTTCGGCATCCTTGTTTTGGATTGACGTCGATCAATTGAAATGGATCTTTGCGATTCACATCATCGGATCATTCATCGGTGGCCCCGGTCCTGTTTTGCTTTGGGCGATGTACGCCGACGTCGCCGACTACTCGCAATGGAAAAACAAACGACGGGCGACGGGGCTGATTTTCTCTGCTGCCACATTCTCTCAGAAGTTTGGGTGTGCGATTGGTGCCGCCGCGGCAGGTTTCATGCTGGATGGGTTTGGCTACGCACCGCCGATCGCCGGAGTGGAGCAAGCTCAGACTCCCGAGACGCTGCGCGGGGTCCGGTTGATGATAAGTCTGCTGCCGGCTGCCTTTTATGCAGCATCCGCGTTGTGCTTGCTGGCGTATCGCATCGACGAAAAAACCTTGAAGCAGATCGAATCGGACCTACGGCAACCTGTGATATAG